A stretch of the Janthinobacterium sp. B9-8 genome encodes the following:
- the aspA gene encoding aspartate ammonia-lyase, producing the protein MKNVRIEHDLLGEKEVPFDAYYGIHTQRAIENFKISQAKISDNPIMVKALAKTKKACALANGEIGTIEKKISEAIAKACDEIINNNRCLDQFPSDVFQGGAGTSVNMNANEVIANLALELQGHAKGEYQFIHPNDHVNKCQSTNDAYPTAFRVALYEHLLILMQHMETLQQGFIVKSIEFKNVLKMGRTQLQDAVPMSLGQEFHAFATLIKEDIRLIGQIKNLLLEINLGATAIGTGINAPAEYRAIAVKKLCEITGYAFTSSEDLIEATSDCGAYVMVSSVLKRTATKLSMICNDLRLLSSGPRAGLKEINLPELQAGSSIMPAKVNPVMPEVVNQVCFKVIGNDLTITLAAEAGQLQLNVMEPVIASSLFESIHLLQNAMLGLKEKCIDGISANVETCRRNVLNSIAIVTYLDPVLGHAKCDEIGKICAQTGQTVIEVCLEKKLLSQAQLNDIFSNENLLNPQYLGKRY; encoded by the coding sequence ATGAAAAACGTTAGAATCGAGCACGATTTATTAGGCGAAAAAGAAGTTCCCTTTGATGCTTACTATGGTATTCACACCCAACGTGCCATAGAAAACTTCAAGATATCGCAAGCCAAGATCAGCGATAACCCCATTATGGTAAAAGCATTAGCCAAAACAAAAAAAGCCTGCGCCTTGGCCAATGGTGAAATTGGCACCATAGAAAAGAAAATTTCAGAGGCGATTGCTAAAGCCTGCGATGAAATCATTAACAATAACCGCTGCTTAGATCAATTCCCCAGTGATGTATTTCAAGGCGGTGCAGGCACTTCGGTGAATATGAATGCCAATGAAGTCATTGCCAATTTAGCCTTAGAATTACAAGGCCATGCTAAAGGCGAATATCAATTTATTCACCCCAACGACCACGTAAATAAATGCCAATCGACTAATGATGCCTACCCAACCGCATTCAGAGTGGCCCTGTACGAGCACCTGCTGATTTTAATGCAGCATATGGAAACACTGCAGCAAGGCTTTATTGTTAAATCGATTGAATTTAAAAATGTGCTTAAAATGGGCCGCACCCAGCTGCAAGACGCAGTGCCCATGTCTTTAGGCCAGGAATTTCACGCCTTCGCCACCTTAATCAAAGAAGATATTCGCCTCATTGGGCAAATTAAAAATCTATTGCTCGAAATTAACCTAGGCGCTACCGCCATTGGCACAGGCATTAATGCCCCCGCCGAATACCGTGCAATTGCGGTAAAAAAACTCTGCGAAATCACCGGCTATGCCTTTACTTCATCCGAAGATTTAATTGAAGCCACGTCTGATTGCGGCGCTTATGTGATGGTTTCTAGTGTATTAAAACGCACCGCCACTAAGCTATCGATGATATGCAATGATTTACGCCTATTATCATCCGGCCCGCGGGCAGGCTTAAAAGAAATCAATCTGCCCGAATTACAAGCTGGCTCTAGCATTATGCCCGCCAAAGTAAACCCAGTGATGCCAGAAGTGGTGAATCAAGTTTGCTTTAAAGTAATTGGCAATGATTTGACCATTACCCTAGCGGCAGAAGCAGGGCAATTGCAACTCAATGTGATGGAGCCAGTGATTGCATCGTCCTTATTTGAATCCATTCATTTACTACAAAACGCCATGCTGGGGCTAAAAGAAAAATGCATCGATGGCATTAGCGCCAATGTAGAAACCTGCCGCCGCAATGTACTCAATAGCATCGCCATTGTGACCTACCTCGATCCCGTATTAGGCCATGCAAAATGCGATGAAATTGGCAAGATTTGCGCGCAAACAGGGCAAACCGTGATCGAAGTGTGCTTAGAGAAAAAACTACTTAGCCAAGCACAATTAAACGATATCTTCTCAAATGAAAACCTGCTTAATCCGCAGTATTTGGGTAAGCGGTATTGA
- a CDS encoding VOC family protein, protein MQNYVTLGANNHEASCVFYDAVLATINWRSHMNFPGWKAYSSEGLGEGLIVWVAKPFNSEPATAGNGAMVGFAASSREQVDAFYAAAIANGGTDEGAPGLRPYGPNWYAAYVRDSVGNKLAIVCTEAV, encoded by the coding sequence ATGCAAAACTATGTCACTTTGGGTGCCAATAATCATGAAGCATCATGCGTTTTCTACGATGCGGTATTAGCCACCATCAATTGGCGCTCCCATATGAACTTCCCCGGCTGGAAGGCATATTCGAGTGAAGGGCTGGGTGAAGGCTTGATTGTTTGGGTAGCCAAACCATTCAACTCAGAGCCTGCCACGGCGGGCAATGGGGCGATGGTCGGCTTTGCCGCTAGCTCACGCGAGCAAGTCGATGCCTTTTATGCTGCTGCTATTGCCAACGGCGGAACGGACGAAGGCGCTCCCGGACTGCGCCCTTATGGCCCCAATTGGTATGCCGCTTATGTGCGAGATTCCGTAGGCAATAAATTAGCCATTGTTTGCACAGAGGCGGTCTGA
- a CDS encoding S46 family peptidase, producing the protein MKQRYAYLSSLMVLAISAFADEGMWTFDNPPSALVQQRYGSTLSSALLAHLQQAAVNFGASASFVSKDGLMLTNHHVAMSCIDKLSTAERDLQKNGYVAKKISDELKCPGGMARVLISSDDVSEAVSTAVAVGKDDVERTALRKTVIADLESKCKQSTALQCEVVSLYHGSLYHLYRFKEWSDVRLAFAPEYQAAFFGGDADNFVYPRFALDFALFRVYENDKPVTPKHYLKMADKPVGEGDAVFVVGHPGNTDRLQTLAQLKALRDINMPIQLASAKMQQQLLHAFSKRSPEATRQALNVLSSTENWQKALLGEYAALKEPLLMARKEADEAIFRQAYQQKGLAGDPWADIDAATAKGLTKAKEFWAVGYGHRTLFDQAGKLVELAFERQLPDSVRLSAYRDAKISALERNLRADVPIYKELETIRLAAGINEALDLLGENHPFIQATLGKKSPIVWAEAVVKKSHINERKERVRLLEGGVKAIEASEDPLIKAALAVYPLRRELLKFKEEQVETPIKQAAEKLGQARFAIYGKALPPDATGTLRLSYGKAAAYTSNGIATPWKTTFGGLLARADGFASKAPFDLAETIAQKRSKLDPRTALNFASTADIIGGNSGSPVVNSKGEWVGLIFDGNLEGLGGRFAYTDETARALSVDAQAILYTLDQVYAAPHLAKELRVN; encoded by the coding sequence ATGAAGCAGCGCTACGCCTATTTAAGCAGCTTGATGGTATTAGCCATATCGGCTTTTGCCGATGAGGGGATGTGGACCTTTGATAACCCGCCTAGCGCCTTGGTGCAACAACGCTATGGCAGCACTTTAAGCTCCGCATTACTTGCGCATTTACAGCAAGCTGCCGTTAATTTTGGCGCCTCAGCCTCTTTTGTTTCAAAAGATGGGCTAATGCTGACTAATCATCATGTGGCGATGAGTTGTATCGATAAGCTATCTACCGCCGAGCGCGATTTACAAAAAAATGGCTATGTGGCGAAAAAAATCAGTGATGAATTAAAGTGCCCCGGCGGGATGGCGCGAGTGCTGATTTCTAGCGATGATGTGAGCGAGGCGGTGAGCACAGCGGTAGCCGTGGGCAAAGATGATGTAGAGCGCACAGCGCTGCGTAAGACGGTAATCGCTGACTTAGAAAGCAAATGTAAGCAATCCACCGCCTTGCAGTGCGAAGTGGTTTCGCTTTATCACGGCTCACTCTACCACCTGTATCGCTTTAAAGAATGGAGCGATGTGCGCCTCGCTTTTGCGCCAGAATATCAGGCCGCATTTTTTGGCGGGGACGCAGATAATTTTGTCTACCCCCGCTTTGCCCTCGATTTTGCGCTGTTTCGGGTGTATGAAAATGACAAGCCTGTTACCCCAAAGCACTACTTAAAAATGGCTGATAAGCCGGTAGGCGAAGGTGATGCGGTGTTTGTGGTTGGGCATCCGGGCAACACGGATCGTTTGCAAACGCTGGCGCAACTTAAAGCGCTGCGTGATATCAATATGCCGATTCAGCTGGCGAGTGCAAAAATGCAGCAACAGCTCTTGCATGCGTTTTCTAAGCGTTCCCCTGAAGCCACGCGGCAAGCTTTGAATGTGCTATCTAGTACAGAAAACTGGCAAAAAGCCTTACTGGGTGAATATGCAGCGCTGAAAGAACCGCTCCTGATGGCGCGTAAAGAAGCTGACGAAGCGATATTTCGTCAGGCTTATCAGCAAAAAGGCTTAGCAGGAGACCCATGGGCGGATATCGACGCGGCAACGGCTAAAGGTTTAACCAAAGCCAAGGAATTTTGGGCTGTGGGTTATGGGCATCGCACCTTGTTTGATCAGGCGGGCAAATTAGTCGAGCTCGCCTTCGAGCGCCAATTGCCCGATTCCGTGCGCCTAAGTGCTTATCGCGATGCGAAAATTAGCGCTCTGGAGCGCAATTTACGTGCAGATGTGCCGATTTACAAAGAATTGGAAACAATCCGCCTTGCCGCAGGGATTAATGAAGCGCTCGATTTATTGGGGGAAAATCATCCCTTTATTCAAGCCACCTTGGGCAAAAAGTCGCCGATTGTTTGGGCAGAGGCGGTGGTTAAGAAAAGCCATATCAATGAGCGAAAAGAGCGGGTGCGTTTATTGGAAGGTGGCGTAAAAGCGATTGAAGCCTCAGAAGACCCGTTGATTAAAGCCGCACTGGCTGTTTATCCGTTGCGCCGAGAGTTGCTTAAATTTAAAGAAGAGCAGGTAGAAACGCCAATTAAGCAAGCGGCAGAAAAGCTAGGCCAAGCTCGCTTTGCAATTTACGGTAAGGCTTTACCGCCTGATGCTACAGGTACATTAAGGCTGTCTTACGGTAAGGCAGCGGCTTACACCTCTAACGGCATTGCCACACCTTGGAAAACCACTTTCGGCGGGCTGCTCGCTCGAGCCGATGGCTTTGCAAGTAAAGCTCCCTTTGATCTGGCCGAAACCATTGCCCAAAAACGCAGCAAGCTCGACCCACGCACCGCACTTAATTTTGCCAGTACCGCCGATATTATCGGCGGCAACTCCGGATCCCCGGTGGTCAATAGCAAGGGCGAATGGGTAGGGCTGATTTTTGACGGCAATCTAGAAGGCCTAGGCGGGCGCTTTGCCTATACTGACGAAACCGCCAGAGCCCTGTCGGTCGATGCGCAGGCCATTTTATATACCCTAGACCAAGTCTACGCAGCGCCACATTTGGCTAAGGAATTGCGGGTGAATTAG
- a CDS encoding DUF2087 domain-containing protein, translating to MSRTTYPFYTSDISALARSLKQQWALEPAAPGHLQILNMLARAAGFSNFQHLRAAAEAPVPVSNTHSPLTKRLLRYFDEQGRLMRWPTKFSEQLPCIWPIWASFPAQLEMSEKAANEWIKSAEAIGDHVLLRRELVNYKLITRTPDCRIYQRLEQDIPEELLEFMAEIERRKVALED from the coding sequence ATGTCGCGCACTACTTATCCTTTTTATACTTCCGATATTTCGGCACTCGCCCGCTCGCTCAAACAGCAATGGGCGCTTGAGCCTGCCGCCCCCGGGCACTTGCAAATCCTAAATATGCTGGCGCGCGCCGCTGGCTTTAGTAATTTTCAGCATTTACGTGCGGCGGCAGAAGCGCCCGTACCCGTAAGCAATACCCACTCCCCCCTGACCAAACGCTTGCTTCGGTATTTTGATGAGCAAGGGCGTTTGATGCGCTGGCCTACGAAGTTTTCCGAGCAGTTGCCCTGCATCTGGCCGATCTGGGCCAGCTTCCCCGCCCAGCTGGAAATGAGTGAAAAAGCCGCGAATGAATGGATTAAAAGCGCAGAAGCCATCGGCGATCACGTACTGCTACGCCGCGAGCTGGTGAATTACAAACTCATTACCCGAACCCCAGATTGCCGCATTTACCAGCGGCTGGAGCAGGATATTCCGGAGGAGTTGCTAGAGTTTATGGCCGAGATTGAACGGCGTAAGGTGGCGCTCGAGGATTAG
- a CDS encoding M16 family metallopeptidase, with the protein MKIIFCLLLGLIGNVQAADSKLEILPLLPSDVRHGQLANGLNYYIKPNAEPAGKVELRLLVNAGSLSEADDERGVAHLLEHMAFRRTKHFGPQQLKSFLESQGMRLGSDMNAFTFHEWTNYQISVSQEALPQALQLLADWANGIELDAAELELEREVVLDEGRLRQLGSDFYQSLLKAIYPSEQYQKRLAIGDADIVKKIPLEKIKAFYKREYQAQRMTLLIAGDIKPQEAEDKIKALFAGIEKGTAPIGYAHPAAASGLRFFSHRDVPGIAHPQAVWGWALPAESMTDADAAFSNFKRGMLGTLLQQRLSVQARKEGSPFVDANYFNGHGTSLPTRQTEFTLSVSVKDKQMKEALQALYRELERAKRFGFSQQELYRSFEIYRKSQSSFSSHSDWIYRLQKYAQFGETARDSFGMFQQLKIFFAATTSDVLQDELKRLLLSPDQVATILLPPAVNSYSVFFEKTAQNIVDAVRAEPLENLVQEVSNKPLLAQQPLAGKIVSEQSEPTTEGTIFKLSNGIEVLITPPKGGGDRVGFSARAAGGMAALTKKLYPAGLTLVQYLNQAGLGEFSGSELRQRLSSQTELKFYPFVYADQQGLAGEVDAVDIETLLQLQYLAWTATRDDKAAAKLSQDLAYQLMVSNSNSLYTGLNEKHYGSQWPYPAYWQIYNFDASLSELVEARNSLFGNPRAFRFVLSGVTNNKRNKDLIEQYIASLPVKDVVVFKPEPLAHGRGNEIHQTISQPLSMRFWHAYVPMPANSGSEGVARFLSQLVQQRLWQALRENTGETYGVYSNFELTAWQGLLLSVAYQTDIKQCDQAAKITVAEIARLRNEAPTINEMKNVRAILLKAQQERRNKPIQNAEALSWYWLIDGSVKGSTPDFASFTPEYIHQYAKGWLGQNYWAVGNFNCLNTADLTALAGD; encoded by the coding sequence TTGAAAATAATATTTTGCTTGCTACTTGGCTTGATCGGCAATGTGCAGGCGGCAGATAGTAAGCTGGAAATACTTCCTCTTTTACCCTCCGATGTTCGTCACGGTCAGCTGGCCAATGGTTTGAACTACTATATCAAGCCCAATGCCGAGCCTGCGGGTAAGGTGGAATTGCGCTTATTGGTTAATGCAGGATCGCTGAGTGAAGCGGATGATGAGCGTGGTGTGGCGCATTTGCTCGAGCATATGGCGTTTCGCCGAACGAAGCATTTTGGGCCGCAGCAATTAAAATCTTTTTTAGAAAGCCAGGGCATGCGCCTTGGCAGCGATATGAATGCGTTTACTTTTCATGAGTGGACCAATTATCAAATCAGTGTTTCGCAAGAGGCGCTGCCACAAGCTTTGCAACTACTTGCTGATTGGGCAAATGGCATTGAGCTGGATGCGGCCGAATTAGAGCTGGAACGGGAAGTGGTGCTGGATGAAGGTCGCCTTCGCCAGCTTGGTTCTGATTTTTACCAGTCCCTACTTAAAGCGATTTATCCCTCGGAGCAATATCAAAAGCGTTTGGCGATTGGTGATGCTGATATTGTAAAAAAGATCCCTCTTGAAAAAATAAAAGCTTTTTATAAGCGTGAATACCAAGCACAGCGGATGACGTTGCTGATTGCGGGTGATATTAAGCCGCAAGAGGCAGAGGATAAAATTAAGGCACTGTTTGCTGGTATAGAAAAAGGCACTGCGCCCATAGGCTATGCCCATCCAGCAGCGGCAAGTGGTTTGCGTTTTTTTAGCCACCGCGATGTGCCGGGAATTGCTCACCCACAAGCGGTATGGGGCTGGGCTTTACCCGCGGAATCGATGACTGATGCAGATGCGGCGTTTAGCAACTTCAAACGCGGTATGTTGGGTACCTTATTGCAACAACGTCTGAGTGTACAAGCTAGAAAAGAAGGCAGCCCTTTTGTCGATGCCAATTATTTTAATGGGCATGGTACGAGCTTACCTACTCGCCAAACTGAATTTACCCTGTCGGTGTCGGTTAAAGATAAGCAAATGAAAGAGGCGCTGCAAGCCTTATATCGCGAGCTGGAAAGAGCTAAACGCTTTGGTTTTAGCCAGCAAGAGCTTTATCGTAGCTTTGAGATTTATCGCAAAAGTCAGTCCAGTTTCTCAAGTCATAGCGATTGGATTTATCGTTTGCAGAAGTACGCTCAATTTGGTGAAACAGCCAGAGATTCATTTGGAATGTTTCAGCAGCTTAAAATATTTTTTGCGGCCACCACTTCCGACGTTTTACAAGATGAGTTAAAGCGCTTGCTATTGTCGCCAGATCAAGTGGCTACGATTTTATTGCCACCTGCAGTGAATAGTTATTCGGTATTTTTTGAGAAGACGGCACAAAACATTGTTGATGCGGTGCGAGCCGAGCCATTGGAAAATCTAGTTCAGGAAGTGAGTAATAAGCCGCTTCTTGCTCAGCAGCCGTTGGCTGGAAAAATTGTGTCAGAGCAGAGCGAGCCGACGACCGAGGGCACCATATTTAAATTAAGTAATGGAATTGAGGTGTTGATCACGCCGCCTAAAGGCGGTGGAGATCGAGTTGGCTTTTCTGCCCGGGCTGCAGGTGGTATGGCGGCGCTGACTAAAAAACTGTACCCAGCGGGGTTAACGCTGGTGCAGTATTTAAATCAGGCCGGATTGGGTGAGTTTAGCGGTAGCGAGCTAAGGCAAAGATTATCGTCACAGACCGAATTAAAGTTTTATCCCTTTGTATATGCAGATCAGCAGGGGCTAGCGGGTGAAGTGGATGCGGTAGATATCGAAACCCTGTTGCAGCTGCAATATCTGGCTTGGACAGCAACAAGAGACGACAAAGCAGCAGCCAAGCTAAGCCAAGATTTAGCCTATCAATTGATGGTTAGCAATTCAAATTCTTTATATACCGGCTTAAACGAAAAGCATTACGGCTCGCAGTGGCCTTATCCTGCGTACTGGCAAATCTACAATTTTGATGCGTCATTAAGCGAGCTCGTTGAGGCGAGAAATAGTTTATTTGGTAATCCGCGAGCGTTTCGTTTTGTGCTGAGCGGGGTGACAAATAATAAGCGTAATAAGGATTTGATTGAGCAGTACATCGCCAGTTTGCCAGTTAAAGATGTGGTGGTATTTAAGCCAGAGCCGTTAGCCCATGGCCGGGGAAATGAAATTCATCAAACGATTTCTCAGCCTTTGTCTATGCGTTTTTGGCATGCTTATGTGCCGATGCCTGCCAATTCGGGCAGCGAGGGCGTCGCCCGTTTCTTAAGCCAGCTTGTGCAACAGCGTTTGTGGCAGGCATTACGCGAAAACACCGGGGAAACATATGGTGTGTATAGCAATTTTGAGCTGACTGCGTGGCAAGGTTTGCTGCTGTCCGTCGCTTATCAAACCGACATTAAACAATGTGATCAGGCCGCCAAAATTACTGTCGCTGAAATTGCCCGTTTGCGTAATGAAGCGCCGACGATTAATGAAATGAAAAATGTGCGTGCCATATTGCTTAAAGCACAGCAAGAGCGAAGAAATAAGCCCATACAAAATGCCGAAGCTTTATCCTGGTATTGGTTGATTGATGGCTCAGTAAAAGGCAGCACGCCTGATTTTGCTAGCTTTACCCCTGAATATATCCATCAATACGCGAAGGGCTGGCTAGGCCAAAATTACTGGGCAGTGGGCAATTTTAATTGCTTGAATACCGCAGATTTAACGGCTTTGGCTGGAGATTGA
- a CDS encoding L-serine ammonia-lyase: MAISVFDLFKIGLGPSSSHTVGPMRAARTFARRLEKDGILEKVAKVKSELFGSLGATGKGHGSDIAVLLGLQGESPRLVDTEKVDEMVAAIREGRKLNLLGKHEIQFIEAEHLILHKRKTLPFHPNGMIFEAFDAAGESVSKRAYYSVGGGFVVDEAAVDAGFNPPGVTELKHPFSSGAELLALCERHGKTISQIMLENELAWRTEDEIRAGLLEIWAVMQACVKRGCEHEGILPGGLKVKRRAADMYQKLLASPEAALRDPLTVLDWVNLYALAVNEENAGGGRVVTAPTNGAAGIIPAVMHYYARFTPNPTDDGIVRFFLTAGAIGILFKLNASISGAEVGCQGEVGSACSMAAGALAEVLGGTPEQVENAAEIGMEHNLGLTCDPVGGLVQVPCIERNAMASIKAINAARMALRGDGQHFVSLDRVIKTMRDTGRDMNTKYKETARGGLAINMIELPVNIVEC, translated from the coding sequence ATGGCAATTAGCGTATTTGATTTATTTAAGATCGGCCTAGGCCCATCCAGCTCGCACACCGTTGGCCCGATGCGGGCTGCGCGTACCTTTGCTCGTCGTTTAGAGAAAGACGGCATCCTTGAGAAAGTCGCCAAAGTAAAAAGCGAGTTATTTGGCTCCCTAGGTGCCACGGGCAAAGGCCATGGCTCGGATATCGCGGTTTTACTCGGCTTGCAGGGCGAATCGCCTCGCCTTGTGGACACCGAAAAGGTCGATGAGATGGTCGCGGCCATTCGTGAAGGCCGAAAGTTAAATCTGCTCGGCAAGCATGAAATTCAATTTATTGAGGCCGAACACCTCATTTTGCATAAGCGCAAAACACTGCCATTTCACCCGAATGGCATGATTTTTGAAGCCTTTGATGCCGCTGGCGAGAGCGTCTCTAAGCGTGCTTATTACTCGGTAGGCGGTGGTTTTGTGGTGGATGAGGCCGCTGTGGATGCGGGCTTTAACCCTCCCGGCGTGACCGAGCTGAAGCACCCGTTTTCGAGCGGTGCCGAGCTACTTGCGCTGTGCGAGCGCCACGGCAAAACCATTAGCCAGATCATGCTAGAAAATGAGCTGGCTTGGCGCACCGAAGACGAAATTCGCGCTGGCCTGCTGGAGATCTGGGCGGTGATGCAAGCCTGTGTAAAACGGGGGTGCGAGCATGAGGGGATTTTACCCGGCGGCTTAAAAGTAAAACGCCGCGCCGCCGATATGTATCAAAAACTGTTGGCATCCCCAGAAGCCGCGCTGCGTGATCCGCTTACCGTGCTCGATTGGGTGAATTTATACGCGCTGGCTGTCAACGAAGAAAACGCGGGTGGTGGCCGAGTGGTGACTGCGCCTACCAATGGCGCAGCAGGGATTATCCCTGCCGTGATGCATTATTACGCCCGCTTTACACCGAATCCGACTGATGACGGCATTGTGCGATTCTTCCTGACGGCGGGCGCGATAGGTATTTTGTTTAAGCTGAATGCTTCTATCTCTGGTGCAGAAGTCGGTTGTCAGGGGGAAGTGGGGTCCGCTTGCTCGATGGCCGCAGGTGCGCTTGCAGAAGTCTTGGGCGGCACGCCCGAGCAAGTCGAAAACGCCGCAGAAATTGGCATGGAGCACAACCTTGGCCTGACGTGTGATCCGGTCGGTGGCCTTGTGCAAGTGCCATGTATTGAGCGCAACGCCATGGCATCGATCAAAGCGATTAATGCCGCCCGCATGGCGCTGCGCGGCGACGGTCAACACTTTGTGTCGCTTGATCGGGTGATTAAAACCATGCGCGATACTGGCCGCGATATGAACACCAAATACAAAGAAACCGCCCGCGGTGGCTTGGCAATTAATATGATTGAATTGCCGGTGAATATTGTGGAGTGCTGA
- a CDS encoding nuclear transport factor 2 family protein yields MKKLLITMILGLLAATAMAGPKEEKNKTLVLKFYDIAFNKLDAEGVLPFIAKDYIQHNPEVANGVQPLQDFIRYIKANSPNSRTVIKRVIAEGDLVMLHVHSQDKAGERGVAIVDIFRVKNGKIIEHWDVIQAVPEKDANGNGMF; encoded by the coding sequence ATGAAAAAATTACTCATTACGATGATATTAGGTTTGCTGGCAGCAACGGCGATGGCCGGGCCTAAGGAAGAGAAAAATAAAACGCTGGTGCTTAAGTTTTACGATATTGCATTTAATAAGTTGGATGCCGAGGGTGTTTTACCGTTTATTGCTAAAGATTATATTCAGCATAATCCGGAAGTAGCAAATGGTGTGCAGCCTTTGCAGGATTTTATTCGCTATATAAAAGCTAATTCACCGAATTCCCGTACTGTGATTAAGCGGGTGATTGCAGAGGGTGATTTGGTGATGCTGCATGTTCACTCTCAAGATAAAGCCGGTGAGCGTGGCGTGGCGATTGTGGATATTTTTCGCGTTAAAAATGGCAAGATTATCGAGCATTGGGATGTGATTCAGGCTGTGCCAGAGAAAGATGCCAATGGTAATGGCATGTTTTAA
- the gspG gene encoding type II secretion system major pseudopilin GspG, which yields MKNHRLSRGFTLLELLVVLLIIALLAGYVGPKLFGEVGKAKTKTAASQMKSIADALDHYRLDTGHYPSTEQGINVLTKKPSDEPKWQGPYLMKDVPADPWDRPYVYNKPGENGRDYDLLTMGADGKAGGTGEDTDVSY from the coding sequence ATGAAAAATCATCGCCTATCCAGAGGTTTCACCCTACTGGAATTACTCGTTGTTTTGCTGATTATTGCCCTGCTTGCCGGTTACGTTGGCCCCAAGCTGTTTGGTGAGGTAGGCAAAGCCAAGACTAAGACTGCGGCAAGCCAGATGAAATCGATTGCCGATGCACTCGATCATTACCGCCTTGATACCGGCCACTACCCAAGTACCGAGCAAGGCATCAATGTGCTGACCAAAAAGCCAAGTGACGAGCCAAAGTGGCAAGGCCCTTATTTGATGAAAGACGTGCCAGCAGATCCTTGGGATAGGCCTTACGTTTACAACAAACCGGGCGAAAACGGCCGCGACTACGATTTGCTGACCATGGGCGCAGACGGCAAAGCCGGTGGTACGGGCGAAGACACCGACGTTAGCTACTAA
- a CDS encoding type II secretion system F family protein encodes MRYTVKALQAGKLLQLDLDAANESELKDKLTAQGQQFLSAKAHSSFKLSTKAFDLSLFTQELIALLQAGLTLVEAVETLKEKSAQDTHGDVLSRMIEGLYQGLPLSKVLAQMNQHFPPLYIATVSSAEKTGHLADALGRYHHYESRLAAVKKKVISAVIYPLVVIGIGGGIMLFLLFYVIPKFSQIYASMKNLPFAAQVMLWWGDLVHKHGLIMFGGLVLSVVLAVFLLRTEAAKSALREAFWRLPRLEQYRRLFSLTRFYRTVGLLLAGGISVVHAMELAAQLLPLKMQLGLQQALVDVKSGQALSQALPRYQLTTPVSERLLRVGEQSGELATMCERSAQFCDEELERAIDMFTRLFEPILMLIIGVLIGGIVFLLYMPIFELAGNMQ; translated from the coding sequence ATGCGCTACACCGTTAAAGCCTTGCAGGCAGGCAAGCTGCTGCAGCTGGATCTCGACGCCGCTAATGAAAGCGAGCTAAAGGATAAGCTGACGGCGCAAGGTCAGCAGTTTTTATCTGCCAAGGCGCACAGCAGCTTTAAACTCTCCACCAAAGCATTTGACCTATCGCTGTTTACCCAAGAGCTGATCGCGCTTTTGCAAGCGGGGCTGACGCTAGTTGAAGCAGTAGAAACGCTTAAAGAAAAGAGTGCGCAAGATACCCATGGCGATGTATTAAGCCGCATGATTGAAGGCCTGTACCAAGGCTTACCATTATCTAAAGTACTGGCGCAAATGAACCAGCACTTCCCGCCTTTATATATCGCCACCGTTAGCTCGGCAGAAAAAACCGGCCACCTTGCAGATGCGCTGGGGCGTTATCACCATTACGAATCCCGGCTGGCTGCAGTTAAAAAGAAGGTTATTTCGGCGGTGATTTACCCGCTGGTAGTGATTGGTATTGGCGGCGGCATTATGCTGTTTTTGCTGTTTTATGTGATCCCAAAGTTCAGCCAGATCTATGCTTCGATGAAAAACCTGCCTTTTGCCGCGCAAGTGATGCTGTGGTGGGGGGATTTGGTGCACAAGCATGGCTTGATAATGTTTGGCGGCTTGGTGCTTAGCGTGGTGTTGGCGGTGTTTTTGCTGCGCACCGAGGCGGCAAAAAGTGCTTTGCGTGAGGCCTTTTGGCGCTTACCGCGTTTAGAGCAATACCGGCGCTTATTTTCGCTGACGCGTTTTTACCGCACCGTGGGCCTGCTGCTGGCTGGCGGAATTTCGGTGGTGCATGCGATGGAACTGGCGGCGCAGTTATTGCCACTAAAAATGCAGCTTGGCTTACAGCAAGCCTTGGTCGATGTGAAATCGGGCCAAGCCCTTTCGCAAGCCCTGCCCCGCTATCAGCTGACTACACCCGTATCAGAGCGCTTACTGCGCGTGGGGGAACAAAGCGGCGAGCTAGCCACCATGTGCGAGCGCTCGGCGCAGTTTTGCGATGAAGAGCTAGAACGCGCCATCGATATGTTTACCCGCCTTTTTGAGCCCATTTTAATGTTGATTATTGGTGTACTGATCGGTGGAATTGTTTTTCTGCTGTATATGCCGATTTTTGAGCTGGCTGGGAATATGCAATGA